The window AAGGTCATTGGTTCTGTTTCTTCTATTATATTGTCATTTTTTGTTACACTTTCTTTTTTCGTTGGTTTTGGTTCATCAAGTAATAAATCATCTTCTAAATCTGGGAAAGAATCTTCATCATCCCAAAATTCTTCGCTTTCTTCTTCAATGGGTTCCCATTCCACTTCAGGTTCTTCTTCCCAAGTTTCTTGTTCCTCTTTTTCTAAATCTTCTTGATTTTTTTGTTTTCGTTTTTCTTCTTGTAATTTACGACGTTCTTCTTGCCAGTCGGCTTTGCGATTTTGCAAATGTTCTCCGTAAGTAATCAAGCTCCTTCCTGCTTGATAACAAAAATCAGCAATCATCGAAAGATTTAGATGGAATAATTGAATCACCCCGCCGACAATGCAAAGCACACTAACAATGTAAGTTCCCACTTGAGCGACAAGGAAATGGACTCCTTCATATAAGAAAGCTCCAATCATCCCACCCGCTAAGTTTTGGGTAATCATATTCATTCGAATATCATCCGTGGTTGCTTGCCATAAAATATGAATCATATGACGACGAGATTCATCATTAAAGTCTTGGGAAAAATACGTAGTCATCCAAAGTAAAATTCCAACATATAACAGTAATCCACCATATAATAAATGACGTTGTTCAAAGGTTGGTTCTTTTTGAAAGAGAACTAAATATCCTCCATATAAAACTAAAAGACTAGCTAATAAAAGATAGCTATTTCCCACTAAAAGGCGGAAAATATTTGCCATCACCATTCCTAAAAATCCGACACGAAAAATTGCGAGTAAGCCAAATAAAATAAAAAAGACTCCTGCAATCAAAAGACAACTTCTTGTATCTAATCCATGTTTTTTTCGTCTTTTCTTTGCCATACTTTCCCCCCTAAAAAAATAAAAGCACTTCTAAAACGTAATTCACATTTTTAGAAGTGCTTTGCGCTCATATGATGGGTTATGAGGGTCTCGAACCCACGACCCGCTGATTAAGAGTCAGCTGCTCTACCAACTGAGCTAATAACCCGATTGACTACGTTATTTATATTATCATCGTTTTCTAATGATGTCAATCGATTTTTATGTTTTGTTGTTCTAAAAATTGTTGCATATCTTGTGGTAAAGGTGCTGTTATTTCAATTTCTTTCTCTGTAAATGGATGAATGAAGCGAAGAGACTGGCAATGTAGTGCTTGTCTTGGAAAATCTGCTGTTCCTCCATATAACGTATCTCCTAATAAAGGACAGCCAAGCGAAGAGAAATGAACACGAATTTGATGTGTTCTTCCGGTATGTAATTGAACTTTCACACCAGAAACTTTTGGGTGAACAAACCAACGCTTATATTCTGTTAACGCCGTCTGTCCGCCTTCCGTACAAGTTTCTCTTTCTACCGTAGAATTGGCTTTTCTACGAATCGAAGCTTTAATCCAATCATGTTCTTTTAACACTTGATTTTGATCTTCCACAAAAGCAATATATTGTTTTTTCAATGTTTTTTCCCGTAAACAAACATCCATTTTAGCATGAGCAAAACTATGTTTGGCAAGTAACATCAAGCCTGAAGTATCTTTATCCAAACGAGTGACCACATGGACTTGTTGGTTTTCATATCCTTGAGTGAAATAATAATTTTTCACTCGATTCACCATCGTTCCTTCAGGATAACGACGTACAGGAATACTGGGAACTCCTGCAGGTTTATGAATAATCAAAAAATGTTCATCTTCAAAACAAATATCTAACGGAGTAGGATCTAATGTTAAATGATCACAACTCTCCTCCCTAGGAAAAGTTAATTCCAATACATCTCCTTTTTGTAAAAGATATAAAACATTCTCTTCCTTATCATTAACCGTAATTTTGCCACCTTGAAACTTAATTCTTGCCAACAATCCTCGAGACAAACCCAATTCTTGAACGTAATATTTAATCGCTTGTGGTGCTTCTTTTTGATATGTATATTGAAATTTCATCTTCTATCCCTATTCTAAAAATGCCGCCTTCACTCGTTTCCAAAATGGAGTGTGACGATATTTAGCAAATTGAATTCTTTTCTTTGATAACGTATAAGATAAAGATTGTAAATCGTTTAAAGTATACGTCTTTTGATCGATAGTTACGATATATTCTTTATCTTCTTCTAAATGAATATCCACTCGTTCGCTTCCTTGTAAAATCATTGAAGAACCTAATGTATGAAAGACACTGTTGTTAAGAGCTGCCATTTCGGTAAGTTGAAAAACATTCATGGTTGGCTCAATCACAGCTCCTCCTAAACTTTTGTTATAGGCAGTAGAACCTGTAGGCGTAGATAATGCTAATCCATCTCCTAAAAAGCGTTCAAACCATTCTTTTTGAATGGCAATATCTGCAATCAATGTTTGGTGGATACAACGTACCGTAGATTCATTCAAAGCAACAAAAGTACGAGGTTCATGCTTTCTACAATGAACGGTCACTTCTAATAATGGATAACTAACGGATTCTTTTTGGTCACAAAGTAAACTTTCGACTAACTCATCTAATTCATAATCACGCCAATCCGTATAAAATCCTAAATGCCCTGTATGTACCCCTGTAAAGCGTACATGATCTAATTGGTCTTCATATTGATGAAAGGCTCCTAGGAGTGTGCCATCTCCACCAATGGTAATTACGACATCGGGATGTTCTTGATCTAAAATAAGCTCTGTTCTCGCTAATTTTTCTTGTAATTTTTTTGTACAATACAATGACTTTTCTTGGTCATTGTGGATAATCCATACCTTCATAATTAATTCTCCTGACGTTTTCCTGAAAAGTAGCGTTGTGCTTCTCGAATTTCATCACGAATCTCAGACATTTCTTCATCTAAGCGATAAGAAGCTTCCGCTGCACGACGTAGACGATGACGAATTTCTTCTGGATATTCTCCTTGATATTTATAATTTAAAGAATGTTCAATCGTTGCCCAGAAATTCATAGACAAAGTACGAATTTGAATCTCTGCATAAACTTTTTTTGTTCCTGTAATTAACTCTACAGGATATTCAATAATCAAATGGTAGGAACGATAACCACTTTCCTTTGTATTGGAAATGTAGTCGACTTCTTTAACAACTTTCATATCATTACGCTCTTTTAATAGCGAAATCACTTCATAAATATCATCGACAAATTGACACATAATGCGTAATCCTGCGATATCTTGCATTTCTTCTTCGATATTTTCTAAGGCAATATTACGACGTTCGCATTTATCTAAAATACTTTCTTTTGTTTTTAAACGACCCGTCACAAATTCAATGGGCGCATGTGTTTTTTGTTCTTGATATTGTTTGCGAATTCCTTTAAGTTTTACCTTTAATTCGGTTACTGCTTGCTCATAAGGCGCTAAAAATTCTTTCCAATTTTCCATTTCGTTCCTCCTCTCTTGATACCATGTATCATTCTATCATATTTTTTCTGAAAAATTCTTACTTTCTTCTTTTCCAAAAGAAAAATGATAAAATGGAAAGAGAAAGCAAAGAAAGGATCGTTATACGATGGAATCATTAGAAATTGAATTTAAAACCCTATTAACAAAAGAAGAATTTGAACATTTAGTCTACACCTTCCCAAAAGCCAAAAAAGAAATTCAAACGAATATTTATTTTGACACCCCAGATCATCAAATTAAAGATCAACACAGTGCTTTTCGCTTGCGTATGTTTGAACATACTGGTGAATGGACATTAAAAGTAAAAACCAAAGAAGGAAACATCGAACATACTTTTCCTCTTACAAAAGCACAACACGCGTTAATTGCTGAAAATAAAGTTTCTCCACTAACTCTCCTTCCAGAAGAGATGAAAAAAGAATTGGTCTACCGTAATATCTGTCTAGACCAATTACAAATTTTAGCCGAATTAACAACCGAACGTTGGGAAGAAAAATTGAGTAATGAGGCAGTAATTATGATTGACCACAGTTTCTATCATGGAAAAGAAGATTACGAATTAGAGATAGAAGTCACCGATGAAATCGAAGGAAAATCCTATTTTGAAGCCTTTTTAAACCATTTTCACCTTCCTTATCGTCCATCGATGCCAAAAATCGCTCGTGCAAGCCAAGCAAACAGCTTAAAAGAAAATTAATAGTCACTTTTCTTGCTCCTAATTTTCCTTTTCGCTAAAATAGAGTTAGACCAATATGAAGAGGAGGAAAATGGATATGGTAGAAATTTATTGTTTTATCAATCCAATGGATGTTTGTAGTGTTAAGAGAACTGAATATATTTATGATTTAATTC is drawn from Catellicoccus marimammalium M35/04/3 and contains these coding sequences:
- a CDS encoding RluA family pseudouridine synthase produces the protein MKFQYTYQKEAPQAIKYYVQELGLSRGLLARIKFQGGKITVNDKEENVLYLLQKGDVLELTFPREESCDHLTLDPTPLDICFEDEHFLIIHKPAGVPSIPVRRYPEGTMVNRVKNYYFTQGYENQQVHVVTRLDKDTSGLMLLAKHSFAHAKMDVCLREKTLKKQYIAFVEDQNQVLKEHDWIKASIRRKANSTVERETCTEGGQTALTEYKRWFVHPKVSGVKVQLHTGRTHQIRVHFSSLGCPLLGDTLYGGTADFPRQALHCQSLRFIHPFTEKEIEITAPLPQDMQQFLEQQNIKID
- a CDS encoding NAD kinase, which gives rise to MKVWIIHNDQEKSLYCTKKLQEKLARTELILDQEHPDVVITIGGDGTLLGAFHQYEDQLDHVRFTGVHTGHLGFYTDWRDYELDELVESLLCDQKESVSYPLLEVTVHCRKHEPRTFVALNESTVRCIHQTLIADIAIQKEWFERFLGDGLALSTPTGSTAYNKSLGGAVIEPTMNVFQLTEMAALNNSVFHTLGSSMILQGSERVDIHLEEDKEYIVTIDQKTYTLNDLQSLSYTLSKKRIQFAKYRHTPFWKRVKAAFLE
- a CDS encoding GTP pyrophosphokinase, yielding MENWKEFLAPYEQAVTELKVKLKGIRKQYQEQKTHAPIEFVTGRLKTKESILDKCERRNIALENIEEEMQDIAGLRIMCQFVDDIYEVISLLKERNDMKVVKEVDYISNTKESGYRSYHLIIEYPVELITGTKKVYAEIQIRTLSMNFWATIEHSLNYKYQGEYPEEIRHRLRRAAEASYRLDEEMSEIRDEIREAQRYFSGKRQEN
- a CDS encoding CYTH domain-containing protein; amino-acid sequence: MESLEIEFKTLLTKEEFEHLVYTFPKAKKEIQTNIYFDTPDHQIKDQHSAFRLRMFEHTGEWTLKVKTKEGNIEHTFPLTKAQHALIAENKVSPLTLLPEEMKKELVYRNICLDQLQILAELTTERWEEKLSNEAVIMIDHSFYHGKEDYELEIEVTDEIEGKSYFEAFLNHFHLPYRPSMPKIARASQANSLKEN